From one Xiphophorus hellerii strain 12219 chromosome 18, Xiphophorus_hellerii-4.1, whole genome shotgun sequence genomic stretch:
- the LOC116707921 gene encoding galaxin-2-like isoform X3, whose amino-acid sequence MLSLNKLRLVFLMCSFFTFYDHVNTAECGKGTTTSCDPSFCCEGKLYDPRKDTCCKPPGNRAGNLTEGLSERMSQCCGEEAYNPLNEICCNLTVNAKPSHDAKCCGKAPYDEKKEVCCSDKLLKKRSPEHLCCYGKLFDSSIENCCQNMFPRIQMKINNSLVCVKNFTCDPTISGEVHKIETNKSDQKNATSTQKQVCEFGDEKEEYYEKEGFQCCGHHYFNTTLWSCEKHKLHVKIQN is encoded by the exons ATCATGTGAACACAGCGGAATGTGGGAAGGG AACAACTACGAGCTGTGATCCTTCCTTCTGCTGTGAAGGTAAACTGTATGATCCTCGAAAGGACACTTGCTGTAAACCCCCTGGAAACAGAGCAG GTAACCTGACAGAAGGACTGAGTGAAAGGATGTCTCAATGCTGTGGAGAGGAGGCATACAACCCACTTAATGAAATATGCTGTAACCTAACTGTGAATGCCAAACCTTCACATGATGCCAAATGCTGTGGCAAAG cgcCTTATGATGAAAAGAAGGAAGTCTGCTGCAGTGACAAACTGCTGAAGAAGCGCAGCCCTGAGCATCTGTGTTGCTATGGGAAACTGTTTGACTCTTCTATTGAGAATTGCTGCCAGAATATGTTTCCTCGGATACAGATGAAAATCAACAATTCCTTAGTCTGTG TGAAGAACTTCACATGCGACCCCACAATTTCTGGAGAGGTTCACAA AATTGAGACCAACAAATCAGACCAg aaaaatgCTACATCCACCCAGAAGCAGGTTTGTGAGTTCGGGGATGAAAAGGAGGAGTACTATGAGAAGGAAGGTTTTCAATGCTGTGGTCACCACTATTTCAACACCACCCTCTGGTCTTGCGAGAAACATAAACTGCATGTGAAAATCCAAAACTGA